TTTGGCGCAGCTGTACCGGCCATGTCCAAATTGAGAATTCAAACTGCTTCTTTGCAGGGATTTGATTTTGGATATGGAAAGGACGGACTTTATGGTTTAAAAGGAAATCCTGCACTAAATGGTACCGCGCTTGATGATGCAATTTTTGGAACCTTGTTATTGCCTGGTCCTGGGAAAGCACGCTCAGTTGACTTGTGGCCAGCATTTCACACTGGTGTTCCCAATGTTCCACCTTACCAATTGGCAACGGGTAAAAATGGCAATCCATTGGCAGCAGGTAAACCATTTATTAATAACTTCTTACCCAACGGTGGAGACATGTTACGTTTAAATATGGCAGTTCCTGTGACTCCGAGAAATGATCCAAAATTCAGTTCTTTAGGTTTGATTCAAGCAGCCGTTTTAGGATTAACTGATCCCCAATTTGCAAATACCAATATTGAATTTATTCCAAACATGGATGGATTTCCAAATGGAAGAAGATTGGAAGATGATGTAACCAGAATTGAATTGCAAGCAGTTGCCGGAGTGGTATTGGCAGCCATTGGTTTGTGGTATGACGATTATACAGCAGGTGGCCCTAATCCAGTGACGCCAAACCTAATCGATGTATTAACATATACCACTGGTGTTGAGGAAAACGATGCAGATTTTAGCACTGGTTTTCCATACGTTGCTGAGCCTTGGTCTGGTGATGGTGAATGTGGTGGTAAGTTGATTAGTGGATTACAAAATCCCGGTGGTGGAATTATCGGTTTAGAAAGACCAAAAGTTTCTTTGGTTAATTTTCCAAATCCCGTTACTTCCAATACAACATTCAGAATAAATTCCATCGTGGATACCAAAGTTAAATTGACGCTTAAGTCTCAAGATGGAAAAACCATTATGGAATTAAACAACCAGAGCTTTGGAAATGGCGATAACCAATTTACAGTAGATTTAAGCAATGTACCTGCTGGTATTTATTTTGCGACAGCCACTTCTTTGGATGGTCGAATTGCTGCATATACCAAAGTGATTAAGATCTAATTTTAGTATTCATCCATGATTTTTAAAATGTAAATTTTATATTCAGAAATATGTCCTTACATTTTCCTAAGGTAAGGACATATTTTTTTCAAACCATTAAAACTTCAATTTTATGAGATATTTATTATTATTATCTGTAATCTTTTATTTTTCCGCTTGCAAACAAGATCAAGCCAAAGTAGTAGAAATTCCTGAATTATTGGATCGATCAGTGAAACTCCAATATTCTGTAGAATGGTCAGAAACTAGAAACAAATATGCAGATTTAAAATTTAAATTAAAGCAAAACCCTGAAAATATTGATGCAAAATTACAATTGTGCAATCTATATATTACCGAAGCTAGAATTACAGGAGAACATGGTCATTATTATCCTGCTGCTTTGTCTATGACTGAATCCGTTTTATCTAGTAAAGAATTGAAAAAGGACGATGAGTTTATGGCACTAAGTTTTAAAGCAGGCGTACAATTGTCTTTGCATGATTTTAAGAACGCACTTAATACCGCTCAAAAAGCGGTAGAGTTAAATCCGTACAATGCCCAAATTTATGGTTCTTTGGTAGATGCCCATGTAGAACTTGGGAACTACGAAGCAGCTATAGAATTTACCGATAAAATGGTGAGTATCCGTCCCGATCTTCGATCCTACTCAAGAATATCTTATTTAAGAGAAATACATGGAATGATTGATGAATCCATAGATGCCATGAAAATGGCGGTGGAAGCAGGAAGTCCCGGTAGTGAAGAAAAATCATGGGCTGCTCTTCAGCTTGCTCAACTTTGTATCCGCTATGATAAAGTGAAACAAGCTGAATCCATTTTGAATCAAATTTTAACTGAACGCGATGATTATCCTTTTGCCATCGCTGCTTTGGCAGATATCAATATGAAGGAAAAAAACTATGAAGAAGCGGAACGAAGATTAATTGAAGCATGTAAGATAATTCCTGAAGTTTCTTTTTGTACCAGCCTTGCACAAATTTATAAAATTCAAAATCGTCAAAAGGAATTGGATAGTACTCTGTTGGTTATCCAGGAAATGTTAAATGACGATATCGCCCATGGACACAATATGAGTCTTGAGTATTCTGAATTATTTTTAAATTTTTATTCTGATCCTAATAAGGCAATGGAGTATATCAAAAAGGATCTAGAAATGAGACCCAATAACATTGATATTAATCTTCTATTGGCTAAAATATATGCCTTGTCCAAAGATAAAGAAAAGGCCGAGTTTGCTATAGAAAAAGCAATGTCTACAAATTCTAGGAATCCCGAGTTTTATGAAATTAAAAATGAGCTAAAAACATTGTAAAATGAATAAGATCCATTGCCTAATTGCTGTATTTATCGTATTTGTAAATTATTTTTCAATTGCTCAGTTTTCAGGTCGAATTTTGGATTCAGATCAACAACCAATTCAGGACGTGGTCATTCTAAATTTGAGAACATTAGGCCATATTCATTCAGATGCATTTGGAAAATTTTTTGATCCAGATGCAAAAGTGGATGATCAGTATCAATTCTCTTATCTTGGATACAAGACAGACACCATCCAATTTGATCCTGCAAATAAAGAAAAATTAACTGTAATACTAGAATCAGTTTTTGTTCAATTAAATCAGGTTGATGTGTCAGAACCATTAAACAATAACTTACAAAAAATTGATCTCAACTTTAATCCGGTTCAAAATACTCAAGAATTAATGAGAAAAGTTCCGGGACTATTTATAGCGCAACATGCAGGCGGAGGAAAGGCCGAACAAATGTTTCTTAGGGGTTTTGACATCGATCACGGTACAGATGTAAATATTATGGTGGATCAACTCTTACCTGTAAATATGGTCTCCCACGCCCACGGACAAGGTTATGCTGATTTGCATTTTGTAATTCCAGAGACTGTTCAGAGTACCAATTTCCAAAAGGGATCCTACAATGCTTCAAAGGGAAATTTTGCCACAGCAGGATTTGTTGATTTCAAATTAAAGGAAAGGATTGGTCAAAATTCCATCATTTTTGAAACTGGAAAATTTCAGTTGAATCGAATTGCAACTTTATTAAAGTTAATCAATAATCAAAGATCTAGTTCTTATTTGGCAGCTGAATATTTAACATCTGATGGATATTTTGAAAGTCCTCAGGATTTTGTAAAATTGAATGGGCTCTTAAAGTATCAGTATCAAGTAAATGAAAAATGTGGGCTCAAATTTACTGCCACTCATTTTGATACCAAGTGGAATGCCTCAGGTCAAATACCAACGAGAGAAGTGGAATCTGGAAGATTGGGAAGATTTGGTGCCATCGATCCCACAGAGGGTGGTCAGACAGCTCGTAAAAACTTTATGCTGGAATATTATTATGCAGGCCGGGCACATGAGAATTTTAAAATAGCAGCTTTTGTATCTGACTATAATTTTGAACTGTATTCTAATTTTACATTTTTCCTAAATGACAGTGTCAACGGAGATCAAATTAAACAAAAAGAAAAAAGGAAGATATTGGGTGGGGAGGCTACGTATCAAAATAAATTTGCCGGTTTGGATTACAGTTTCAGTCTTGGTAATAGAACAGATTTAGTTTTAGGAAGCGAATTATCTCATACAAAAAATAGATCAGAATTATTGGAAAGGAAGTCTTTTGGAAATTTAACTGAAACAGATTTCTACGGAGTTGTAAAAATTTATTGGACCAAGGCTAAATGGGAATTGAATGTTCAGAGCAGATTTGATTTATTTAGTATTGAGTACGAAGATCTGTTAAGACTTTCGAATTATAAAAGCTCACATTCCGAATTTAAAGCTTCACCAAAGTTCAATTTAAATTATAATGTAAGTACGGATTTGCAAATCTATTTTAACAGTGGATTGGGGTTTCACTCCAATGACACAAGATTGATTAACCAGAATCAAGACCCAAATGTATTGACGCAAAGTACCAACCTTGATTTGGGAATTCAGCTTCGACCATTTGATAATTTATTATTTCATTTGGGAGTTTGGTACATTGATCTTGAAGATGAATTGGTGTACGTAGGTGATGAAGCAATCGTGGAATCTAGTGGACACACAAAACGAACAGGTCTTGAAGCTGGATTTCGATCCCAGCTTTGGAAATATATTGGCTTAGATGCAGATGTATCTTATACTATTGCAAAAACTATTGATGACCCTGAAGGAGAGAATTTTATACCTCTGGCTGCAAAGTGGTGTTCATCGGGAGGAATAAGTCTGCTAAACTTTAAGCAATTATCTGGAGGAGTTAGGTATAGATACTTGGGTGACAGACCTGCCAACGAAGACTACAGTTTAACTGCGATAGGATACACTCTCCTTGATGCAAATATTAGTTATAGTTTTAGAAATCTTCAGTTCGGTATAATCGCAGAAAACTTATTGAATTCAAAATGGAATGAAGCACAATTTGCTACAGAATCGAGATTAAAAAATGAGTTGGTATCCGTAGAAGAAATTCATTTTACACCAGGTACTCCATTTAACATTAGATTTAAAGTGGAAGCTAAATTTTAAGGTCAAACTTGAAAACCCAGATCATTTTTTTCGCGTAAAATATCCAATACCTGTTGATGTATTTTCTCTTCGGTTTGATCTCCATTCAGAATGACAATGTTTTCAGAATCATTTAACAGATGAATGGCCTCATGGTATTTATTTCTGACCTTGGTCAAATTTTCCAATGTTTCATAAAGTTCAGTATTTGGCCTGTTCATTGAAATTCGCGTGAGGGCAATTTCAGGATCCAGGTCAATATAAATGTGGAGTTCAGGTTTTAGCAATTCTATGGCAAGACTATTGGCTTTTAAAACCCAATCAATGGACATATGACTTCCCTGATAAGCCAAAGAGGATAAATAATACCGGTCGCAAATGACAGTTTTGCCTTGATCAATTTGATGCAACATACCATACGACTCATTGAGGATATGATCCAATCGATCTGCTACAAATAAGCCGGCGATGGTTCGGTGATCCCAATTTTTTCTACCGTTAAAACCGTCTCTGATTAACTTACCGATCTCATGCATGGTGGGTTCACAACTTAAATGCACTTGAAGACCTTTATTGGAAAGATGCTGATGAAGCTGGATGGCTTGAGTGGACTTTCCAGAACCATCTATACCTTCAAATGCAATCATTTTTCCCTTTGTCACCATGATGGTTTATTTAGAATTCGCTACTTGTATGTAATTGCACTTCAGAAAAATTCTCTTGCGCAAGTCTCAATGTCCATGCGGATTCAGCCAGAAAAACCAGTTTTCCGTCTTTGTCTCGTGCTAGGTCTTTTTTTCTTCTGGTCATGAACTCATTCAATACTTTTTGATCTTCGCAGGTAACCCAAAGTGCTTTGTGTAAAGAAACCGGATCGTATGTACAAGCTGCTCCGTACTCATGCTCCAGCCGGTATTGAATCACATCAAACTGCAGAGATCCTACTACACCGATAATTTTTCTTCCACTATCTTCTTTGACAAACAGCTGGGCAACACCTTCATCCATGAGCTGATCCAATCCTTTGGCGAATTGTTTGAATTTTCCCGGATCGCTATTGTTGACATATCTAAAAATTTCTGGAGAAAATCTTGGAATTCCTTTGAAATGTAATTTCTCACCTTCCGTCAGAGAATCTCCAATTTTAAAATTTCCACCGTCGTACAATCCCACAACATCTCCTGGAAATGCCTCATCCACCACTTCTTTGCGTGCAGCCATGAATGAAGTAGGATTCGAAAATCTAAGCTGTCTGTCCAATCGCACGTGGTAATAAGCTGTGTTCCTTTCGAATTTCCCGGACACTATCCTGAAAAAAGCAATTCGATCCCTGTGTTTAGGATCCATGTTGGCGTGAATCTTGAATACAAATCCGGCCATTTTATTTTCGTATGGATCAATTTTTCGCTCCTCCGTATCACGCGATAAAGGAGTAGGTGCTATTTCTACAAAACAGTCCAGCAATTCCCTGACACCAAAATTATTGACAGCGCTTCCGTAAAACACAGGGCATATATGTCCAGACAAATAATCTTCCCTTTTAAATAAAGGATATACTCCATGCACAGTGACAAGATCTTCATTGAGTTGTTTATGAGGTCGTTCGCCAATCGTTTCAGCGAGCTTTTGATCCGTGGTGTCCTGGATTACAATGACATCTTCCTCCTCCTGCTTTCCATGTGGTCTGAAGTGAATGAATTTTTTTTCATAGATACTGTACACTCCCTGAAAATCTTTGCCCATTCCGATGGGCCAGGTGAGGGGAGTTACCTTAAGTTTTAATTTGGTCTCTACTTCATCCAAAAGATCAAAGGCGTCTTTTCCTTCTCGATCCAGTTTGTTGATAAAAACTATGATGGGCGTTTTGCGCATACGGCAAACTTCCACCAACTTCTCAGTCTGTTCTTCCACACCTTTGGCCACATCAATGACAACAATCACACTATCCACAGCTGTCAGAGTTCGAAAAGTGTCTTCAGCAAAGTCCTTGTGTCCCGGTGTATCCAGAATATTGATTTGTAAATCTCTATAGGGGAAGGCCATCACGGAGGTGGCCACTGATATACCTCTTTGACGCTCAATCTCCATAAAGTCAGAGGTAGCATGTTTCTTGATCTTATTGGACTTGACTGCTCCTGCCACCTGAATCGCTCCTCCGAACAATAGTAGTTTTTCGGTGAGAGTGGTTTTTCCGGCATCCGGATGCGAGACGATACCAAAGGTTCTGCGCTTGTCGATTTCTTCTTTAAAACTCATAAGGGCCGCAAAAATAAAGATTTATTGCCTTATGGCAGGCATTCCCAAAAATTAGTGGAGATTGAGAATTTAGGTAATTTGGTGTTACAACTTATTGATTGCCATTAAAACAAACTCACTTGACGGAGGACAAACCATGAAACTATGTTTCACAACACACCTGTCCAAAATAAGTTTAAATTTGAAATGTGACCATTGATTTACAAGTGAATACTAATTTTGAACCGTTATAATAAAATTGAACCCCCTTAACAGTTATTGCAATTTAAAAAATTTCTTTTGTTTATCAAACTTCATGTATGTTACTTTCTTTTGGCCGTCAAAAGAAAGTAACCAAAGAAAACTCGCGGCTGGACACTTCGCTCACCCTACTGCAGCTCTTTCGCTATGTGACTGACTGGTGGTCCCCATACGGGGAACATTGGAGTGACACAAAGTCACTCCAAAAGGAGGGAACCGTCCTTCAAAGGACGGCTTGGAGTGCGCCGCCTCGATGGCCCATTCTTTTGTTTAGCTTCCCACATGCGCTAACGCCGTGCCCCCAATTTATTGGTGGGCGTTCTTTCACTTCTCGTGCTGTCGCACTCGACCACTCCTAAAGTCGTGGATCGCTCAATCACTGCGGAGCCCAAAGCCGCATTGAAATGCATGAAATCTATCATTCTTCCTGATATTTCAACCTAAATATAGATTAATATTAAGAGCCTTTTCGTCAGCGGCTCAAGAAGGACAGATTTTGGAAATAGCGCCTTATATTGTCGCTCCTTTGACTGAAACTAATATGATGCAGTCATTAAACATACCATCCAAATGAAATGACATTATGGAGCGGCAATATACAGCGCCCAAAATCTGTCCCAACAGAGAACCTTGCAAAATG
This window of the Saprospiraceae bacterium genome carries:
- a CDS encoding DUF4331 family protein, with protein sequence MLQKIFLLAFYVLAFTGLQASSHREAPLIANDPLADNVDLYAFRSPDNPDFITIIATYVPLQLPHGGPNYHSFGSNIRYEIHIDNDAAKPGDEITYRFTFSQVNEDPTTFFNIRLGKQNLKTTYKLEVSTDGGLSFVTVITDGPVPPNNIGARSIGSAAGLNTNYASLMTNAIRTTNSGMKVFCGPSDDPFFVDLGGVFDLGDLPRQNGKPRDGIACLNVSTIALQIPISSLLKAGTGAPVSILDPNYVIGVWASASRPQIRTLSPGGESHSGSFVQVSRLGMPLTNEAVIPIGFKDYWNGLTPYQELGDTLLDGFFYNPELALYMDDRLFGAAVPAMSKLRIQTASLQGFDFGYGKDGLYGLKGNPALNGTALDDAIFGTLLLPGPGKARSVDLWPAFHTGVPNVPPYQLATGKNGNPLAAGKPFINNFLPNGGDMLRLNMAVPVTPRNDPKFSSLGLIQAAVLGLTDPQFANTNIEFIPNMDGFPNGRRLEDDVTRIELQAVAGVVLAAIGLWYDDYTAGGPNPVTPNLIDVLTYTTGVEENDADFSTGFPYVAEPWSGDGECGGKLISGLQNPGGGIIGLERPKVSLVNFPNPVTSNTTFRINSIVDTKVKLTLKSQDGKTIMELNNQSFGNGDNQFTVDLSNVPAGIYFATATSLDGRIAAYTKVIKI
- a CDS encoding tetratricopeptide repeat protein, whose protein sequence is MRYLLLLSVIFYFSACKQDQAKVVEIPELLDRSVKLQYSVEWSETRNKYADLKFKLKQNPENIDAKLQLCNLYITEARITGEHGHYYPAALSMTESVLSSKELKKDDEFMALSFKAGVQLSLHDFKNALNTAQKAVELNPYNAQIYGSLVDAHVELGNYEAAIEFTDKMVSIRPDLRSYSRISYLREIHGMIDESIDAMKMAVEAGSPGSEEKSWAALQLAQLCIRYDKVKQAESILNQILTERDDYPFAIAALADINMKEKNYEEAERRLIEACKIIPEVSFCTSLAQIYKIQNRQKELDSTLLVIQEMLNDDIAHGHNMSLEYSELFLNFYSDPNKAMEYIKKDLEMRPNNIDINLLLAKIYALSKDKEKAEFAIEKAMSTNSRNPEFYEIKNELKTL
- a CDS encoding TonB-dependent receptor plug domain-containing protein, coding for MNKIHCLIAVFIVFVNYFSIAQFSGRILDSDQQPIQDVVILNLRTLGHIHSDAFGKFFDPDAKVDDQYQFSYLGYKTDTIQFDPANKEKLTVILESVFVQLNQVDVSEPLNNNLQKIDLNFNPVQNTQELMRKVPGLFIAQHAGGGKAEQMFLRGFDIDHGTDVNIMVDQLLPVNMVSHAHGQGYADLHFVIPETVQSTNFQKGSYNASKGNFATAGFVDFKLKERIGQNSIIFETGKFQLNRIATLLKLINNQRSSSYLAAEYLTSDGYFESPQDFVKLNGLLKYQYQVNEKCGLKFTATHFDTKWNASGQIPTREVESGRLGRFGAIDPTEGGQTARKNFMLEYYYAGRAHENFKIAAFVSDYNFELYSNFTFFLNDSVNGDQIKQKEKRKILGGEATYQNKFAGLDYSFSLGNRTDLVLGSELSHTKNRSELLERKSFGNLTETDFYGVVKIYWTKAKWELNVQSRFDLFSIEYEDLLRLSNYKSSHSEFKASPKFNLNYNVSTDLQIYFNSGLGFHSNDTRLINQNQDPNVLTQSTNLDLGIQLRPFDNLLFHLGVWYIDLEDELVYVGDEAIVESSGHTKRTGLEAGFRSQLWKYIGLDADVSYTIAKTIDDPEGENFIPLAAKWCSSGGISLLNFKQLSGGVRYRYLGDRPANEDYSLTAIGYTLLDANISYSFRNLQFGIIAENLLNSKWNEAQFATESRLKNELVSVEEIHFTPGTPFNIRFKVEAKF
- the tmk gene encoding dTMP kinase; translated protein: MVTKGKMIAFEGIDGSGKSTQAIQLHQHLSNKGLQVHLSCEPTMHEIGKLIRDGFNGRKNWDHRTIAGLFVADRLDHILNESYGMLHQIDQGKTVICDRYYLSSLAYQGSHMSIDWVLKANSLAIELLKPELHIYIDLDPEIALTRISMNRPNTELYETLENLTKVRNKYHEAIHLLNDSENIVILNGDQTEEKIHQQVLDILREKNDLGFQV
- a CDS encoding peptide chain release factor 3; this encodes MSFKEEIDKRRTFGIVSHPDAGKTTLTEKLLLFGGAIQVAGAVKSNKIKKHATSDFMEIERQRGISVATSVMAFPYRDLQINILDTPGHKDFAEDTFRTLTAVDSVIVVIDVAKGVEEQTEKLVEVCRMRKTPIIVFINKLDREGKDAFDLLDEVETKLKLKVTPLTWPIGMGKDFQGVYSIYEKKFIHFRPHGKQEEEDVIVIQDTTDQKLAETIGERPHKQLNEDLVTVHGVYPLFKREDYLSGHICPVFYGSAVNNFGVRELLDCFVEIAPTPLSRDTEERKIDPYENKMAGFVFKIHANMDPKHRDRIAFFRIVSGKFERNTAYYHVRLDRQLRFSNPTSFMAARKEVVDEAFPGDVVGLYDGGNFKIGDSLTEGEKLHFKGIPRFSPEIFRYVNNSDPGKFKQFAKGLDQLMDEGVAQLFVKEDSGRKIIGVVGSLQFDVIQYRLEHEYGAACTYDPVSLHKALWVTCEDQKVLNEFMTRRKKDLARDKDGKLVFLAESAWTLRLAQENFSEVQLHTSSEF